One part of the Aspergillus luchuensis IFO 4308 DNA, chromosome 5, nearly complete sequence genome encodes these proteins:
- a CDS encoding KH domain-containing protein (COG:A;~EggNog:ENOG410PIMI;~InterPro:IPR004087,IPR004088,IPR031121,IPR036612;~PFAM:PF00013;~go_component: GO:0005634 - nucleus [Evidence IEA];~go_function: GO:0003676 - nucleic acid binding [Evidence IEA];~go_function: GO:0003723 - RNA binding [Evidence IEA]), with translation MDDRRSKRSRFDQTEPEVRRPSRFDRRSRSPSSRQSESTRARSPLSREPRSPSADPAKKTDPAAAAAAAAAKINAQLQAKKGIQHVDVPPIRSTASPVPTSGSPASGDASGKLNAEIYVADGDYIKDIEINDLRNRYTLTKGSTQKMIKEETGADVTTRGNYYPDKSMATAANPPLYLHVTSTNKEGLEKAVALIDDLMKKELPNLVDERRFRRREPEQVERDEYGRRKWPEERIPVDLEPIPGFNLRAQVVGQGGAYVKHIQQKTRCKVQIKGRGSGFMEPSTGRESDEPMFLHVAGPDPNDVQSAKALCEDLLANVREQYQRFKENPPQHSYGGYGGQRGDRYHYGGGYGGGGGGGGYGSNHHQNSPSTSASPSTQAAGAAGGSGTGTPDYSAQYAQYYGTDPYAAYGGYQNYLAYYQYYQAAAQQQQQQQQQQSQSPAPPPPPPASEAPPPPPPGSGSPPPPPPGGSYSAVPPPPGL, from the exons ATGGACGATCGCCGCTCGAAACGCTCTCGTTTTGATCAGACCGAGCCGGAAGTGCGACGCCCGTCGCGCTTCGACCGCCGCTCTCGGTCTCCCTCGTCGCGACAGTCCGAATCGACTCGAGCTCGCAGCCCTCTCAGTCGTGAACCTCGGAGCCCTAGCGCAGACCCTGCGAAGAAGACCGAtcccgctgccgccgctg CTGCCGCTGCGGCAAAGATCAACGCCCAGTTGCAAGCGAAGAAGGGCATTCAACATGTCGACGTCCCTCCAATTCGCTCG ACCGCAAGCCCCGTACCAACATCCGGCTCACCTGCCAGCGGCGACGCATCTGGAAAGTTGAACGCAGAGATCTACGTTGCTGATGGAGACTATATCAAGGATATTGAGATTAATGACTTGCGCAACCGTTACACGCTGACCAAAGGCTCTACTCAGAAGATG ATCAAAGAAGAAACTGGCGCCG ATGTCACTACGAGAGGAAACTATTATCCCGATAAGAGCATGGCCACCGCCGCG AACCCCCCGCTCTATCTCCACGTAACGAGCACAAACAAGGAAGGCCTCGAAAAGGCCGTCGCCTTGATCGACGATCTCATGAAAAAGGAACTCCCCAACCTGGTTGATGAGCGCCGGTTCCGTCGTCGCGAACCCGAGCAAGTAGAGCGCGATGAGTACGGTCGT CGTAAATGGCCCGAGGAGCGCATCCCTGTCGATCTCGAACCGATCCCTGGCTTCAACCTTCGCGCTCAAGTCGTCGGACAGGGCGGTGCCTACGTGAAGCACATCCAGCAGAAGACTCGCTGCAAGGTTCAAATCAAAGGCCGTGGCTCTGGTTTCATGGAGCCCAGTACTGGCAGGGAAAGCGATGAGCCGATGTTCCTGCACGTAGC TGGTCCCGACCCGAATGATGTCCAGAGTGCAAAGGCCCTGTGTGAGGATCTACTAGCCAACGTCCGCGAACAGTACCAGCGTTTCAAGGAGAACCCGCCCCAGCACAGCTACGGCGGTTATGGCGGCCAGCGCGGAGACCGCTATCACTACGGCGGAGGTtacggcggtggtggcggcggcggcggataTGGTAGCAACCATCACCAGAACTCGCCATCTACCTCTGCCAGCCCGTCGACCCAAGCCGccggtgctgctggcggTTCGGGAACCGGAACTCCCGACTACAGTGCCCAGTATGCTCAATACTACGGAACCGACCCATATGCTGCCTACGGCGGTTACCAGAATTACCTTGCCTACTACCAGTACTACCAGGCGgctgctcagcagcagcagcaacagcaacagcaacagtccCAGAGCCccgctccgccgccgccgcctcccgccAGCGAggctccccctcctccccctccgggATCGGGCTctccgccacctccaccgcccgGCGGTAGCTATAGTGCT gtccctccccctccaggACTGTGA
- a CDS encoding pentatricopeptide repeat protein (COG:S;~EggNog:ENOG410PMCX;~InterPro:IPR002885,IPR011990;~PFAM:PF01535;~go_function: GO:0005515 - protein binding [Evidence IEA]), which produces MPPPNRYQNSTDLRLLPSQRLDTSLPSRHTSMSNSEPFSYNASFRRLSSRRARPTAASLADLFVSSLVMAGYCHEHTPRARGISTISMKNPGNNVARWQDRGLTHRRQLSSKHRLDCLGTSTGSLHRSSAQRMINSGVALRIEDEDGEGNCYANSASARSSFEDRYRGGGTESTLQSHGGLREMDLEKLNSELPTADTALTSEDNSTASDNAPDDDRIGRLPDSSSKSEKYRHHKRTSPSRKAYTSTSQLYRAAFGSSLNWKQAVDLVANETQKGPPSNEVFPTVDKSRDALEYKTVEVFLDAMWNERISNHYVFRLYRDLPSPGVAYLSKRSRGALLRRFADPPDRRWVDARRYLALIEDMVAAKLPISRSLWSSAIHLAGRASGKVRKQDVVRAIGLWKQMEYLARVKSDDVVFTILFDIAIKANQFTVAERLLEEMKKRNIEFRRFGKVSKLYYCGMQEDVAGIQETFNEFVSSGEIVDTVVMNCLMASFIRAGDVDSAKQIYAEMLEAQAKSQETGELSIESKHSKTPHLTSEMNLYRSRVKKLGRVLQESTSLKEIMPEHHRALQQSLHAIPDTRTFHIFLSLHAYKTADIHGFMSVLADMEKVFVVPPRGMIYLLLFDGFARNGRNKKGWTAERLRVAWKTYLRALYESRTRLIEMYRSQSGKHITEIPVLKAPAAMEIGWPTISRKPSGLYTPLPFAGTAAKECREAQNEDQRVMGQFDERKGVTHANESMAALEEDIDVDELFRQQAQDLQNELQNEPQDSEEIERRIENGVFLGRRMVIIILRAFGACCGPEELMKVWLQIIRIWQPEKRKALDVLAAKEELERQMNRLQRQY; this is translated from the coding sequence ATGCCTCCTCCCAATAGGTACCAGAACTCGACCGACCTGCGACTTCTCCCCTCGCAGCGGTTGGATACGAGTCTCCCCTCCCGTCACACTTCGATGTCAAACTCCGAACCGTTCTCCTACAATGCCTCCTTCAGACGACTCAGTTCCAGACGTGCCCGCCCTACCGCGGCGTCGTTAGCAGACCTTTTTGTCAGCTCCCTGGTCATGGCAGGCTACTGCCATGAGCACACCCCTCGCGCTAGGGGGATCTCTACGATCTCCATGAAGAATCCAGGGAACAATGTCGCTCGATGGCAGGATCGGGGGTTGACACATCGCAGGCAATTGTCGTCGAAACATCGCCTGGACTGTCTAGGCACATCGACAGGGAGTCTGCATCGTTCAAGTGCACAACGGATGATAAATTCCGGTGTTGCGTTGAgaattgaggatgaggatggtgaagggaaCTGCTATGCGAACAGCGCCTCAGCGAGATCTTCATTCGAAGATCGCTACCGAGGCGGGGGTACAGAATCAACATTACAGTCACATGGAGGATTGCGAGAGATGGATCTGGAGAAATTGAACAGCGAGCTACCAACAGCGGACACAGCATTAACTAGCGAAGATAATTCAACTGCGAGCGACAACGCCCCTGACGATGACAGGATTGGCCGTTTACCGGATTCGTCGAGCAAGTCGGAGAAATATCGCCATCATAAAAGAACAAGTCCAAGCAGGAAAGCATACACATCGACCTCACAATTATATCGAGCTGCCTTTGGTAGTTCACTCAACTGGAAACAGGCAGTTGATCTTGTTGCGAACGAGACACAGAAGGGACCGCCCTCAAACGAGGTATTTCCGACGGTAGACAAATCGCGGGATGCTTTGGAATACAAAACGGTTGAGGTATTTTTGGACGCTATGTGGAATGAGAGGATTTCAAACCATTACGTGTTTCGACTCTACCGAgatcttccctcccccggGGTTGCTTACCTGTCCAAACGCTCCAGAGGAGCACTCCTACGTCGGTTCGCCGATCCTCCAGATCGTCGTTGGGTGGATGCTCGTCGCTACCTTGCGTTGATAGAAGACATGGTCGCTGCCAAGCTTCCCATATCCCGCTCGCTCTGGAGTTCCGCTATACACCTTGCAGGACGAGCGTCTGGCAAAGTACGCAAGCAAGATGTGGTGAGGGCCATTGGACTATGGAAACAGATGGAATATCTGGCGCGTGTTAAGTCTGATGATGTCGTGTTCACCATTCTTTTCGATATCGCCATCAAAGCGAATCAGTTCACCGTCGCGGAACGACTCTTGGAGGAAATGAAGAAGCGTAATATTGAATTCCGGCGCTTCGGAAAGGTCTCCAAGCTCTACTATTGTGGTATGCAAGAGGATGTTGCTGGCATTCAAGAGACATTCAATGAATTTGTTTCGAGTGGTGAGATTGTTGACACGGTTGTAATGAATTGCCTCATGGCGTCATTCATTCGTGCCGGAGATGTGGACTCAGCGAAGCAGATATATGCGGAGATGCTTGAGGCCCAAGCAAAGTCCCAAGAGACAGGGGAACTAAGCATCGAGTCGAAGCATTCAAAAACACCGCATCTCACATCGGAGATGAACCTCTATCGGAGCAGAGTGAAGAAGCTGGGTCGAGTCCTGCAAGAATCCACCTCACTGAAAGAGATCATGCCTGAACACCATCGTGCGCTTCAGCAATCGCTTCACGCAATCCCTGACACTCGAACATTCCACatatttctttcattgcaCGCTTACAAAACCGCTGACATCCATGGTTTCATGTCTGTCCTTGCAGACATGGAGAAAGTGTTCGTGGTTCCGCCGCGTGGTATGATATACCTCCTGCTTTTTGACGGATTCGCTCGCAACGGGCGAAACAAGAAGGGCTGGACGGCCGAACGGCTACGTGTAGCTTGGAAAACCTATCTGCGTGCTCTCTACGAGTCGAGGACGAGACTCATTGAAATGTACCGCAGCCAAAGTGGAAAGCATATCACAGAGATCCCGGTATTGAAGGCCCCCGCCGCCATGGAGATAGGCTGGCCAACGATTTCGCGAAAGCCAAGCGGACTGTACACTCCATTGCCTTTTGCTGGCACCGCTGCCAAGGAGTGTCGCGAGGCCCAGAACGAGGATCAGAGGGTGATGGGCCAGTTCGACGAGCGCAAAGGTGTCACCCATGCCAATGAAAGCATGGCTGCTCTCGAAGAAGATATTGACGTTGACGAATTGTTTCGACAGCAAGCTCAGGACCTGCAAAATGAGCTGCAAAATGAGCCGCAAGATTCGGAAGAAATCGAGCGCCGGATAGAGAATGGCGTCTTTCTTGGCCGTCGAatggtcatcatcattctccGCGCATTCGGCGCATGCTGCGGGCCAGAGGAGCTTATGAAGGTCTGGCTGCAGATTATACGGATCTGGCAGCcggagaagcgcaaggcgcTGGACGTCCTGGCTGCCAAGGAAGAGCTAGAGAGGCAGATGAACAGACTCCAAAGGCAATATTAG
- the rsm25 gene encoding mitochondrial 37S ribosomal protein mS23 (BUSCO:EOG09264X41;~COG:J;~EggNog:ENOG410Q16Q;~InterPro:IPR016939;~PFAM:PF13741;~go_component: GO:0005763 - mitochondrial small ribosomal subunit [Evidence IEA];~go_function: GO:0003735 - structural constituent of ribosome [Evidence IEA]): protein MGKYNLTALRVRQTAVAQKAAGKLPQKPIWLDIMHDVPPTEVLVRNRPQQHQLVRQRLKTVPGASRPQAVFEVQEKRIKPKKASRMFQPVEIKYEEDQLRKEFFRDHPWELARPRVLVEKSGKDFERYNWSRLQQRGKHLDGESVVQRQLWLLNNVPDMTKSAAYDIARREFYRLRLQEDIERRVAAEEAEATGAVFGPTRLEIGMDLENKEYERWKEWAKLQAQLSDQRMAAFLGAPEVQAAEEPETSLDDDVPEKVAAAA, encoded by the exons ATGGGCAAATATAACCTCACGGCCCTCCGGGTTCGCCAAACCGCTGTGGCACAGAAAGCCGCCGGCAAACTTCCCCAAAAGCCCATATGGCTTGATATAATGCACGATGTCCCCCCCACTGAGGTTCTGGTGCGTAACCGacctcaacaacaccaattGGTTCGCCAGCGCCTGAAGACCGTCCCTGGCGCATCGAGGCCGCAGGCCGTCTTCGAAGTCCAGGAGAAACGCATCAAGCCGAAGAAGGCAAGCCGCATGTTCCAGCCTGTCGAAATCAAGTACGAGGAGGATCAACTGCGCAAGGAATTTTTCCGCGACCATCCCTGGGAGCTTGCCCGACCCCGAGTGCTTGTTGAAAAGTCCGGCAAGGACTTTGAGAGATATAACTGGAGCCGGCTCCAGCAGCGAGGAAAGCACCTGGACGGTGAGAG CGTTGTTCAGCGACAGCTTTGGCTCCTCAATAATGTCCCCGATATGACCAAGAGCGCCGCTTACGATATTGCACGCCGCGAATTCTACCGCCTCCGTCTACAGGAAGACATTGAACGAcgtgttgctgctgaggaaGCCGAAGCTACTGGTGCTGTATTCGGACCGACACGTCTAGAGATTGGTATGGACCTCGAGAACAAGGAGTATGAGCGTTGGAAGGAATGGGCCAAGTTGCAGGCCCAGCTTTCGGACCAGAGGATGGCTGCCTTCCTCGGAGCCCCGGAAGTCCAAGCTGCTGAGGAGCCAGAGACGAGCTTGGATGATGACGTCCCGGAGAAGGTTGCGGCAGCAGCCTGA
- the SOG2 gene encoding putative cell morphogenesis protein Sog2 (COG:T;~EggNog:ENOG410PMC7;~InterPro:IPR019487,IPR001611,IPR003591,IPR017241, IPR032675;~PFAM:PF10428,PF13855;~go_component: GO:0016021 - integral component of membrane [Evidence IEA];~go_function: GO:0004888 - transmembrane signaling receptor activity [Evidence IEA];~go_function: GO:0005515 - protein binding [Evidence IEA];~go_process: GO:0002224 - toll-like receptor signaling pathway [Evidence IEA];~go_process: GO:0006955 - immune response [Evidence IEA]) produces MVRPEDAIRMPRSYRTDVDEEDISRRTSEQNTLSSSSSSSNNDVAAKIEDEVTLVNGSAGDGRSSSLGKHQTGPRLLSPDETIELARRAVENGIQETKRSLAGSEAVSDVVKPKLTIDLGHSNIVRIPEAVVDIIKDEVERLSLSNNHLFHIPYRFAECSHLRYLNIRANSFREFPKGVYKLPLLEILDISRNKIGHLPEEIKKLSSLRVLSVMQNRLDDLPLGISDMNKLQILKVAGNPLRGPLRRQLETSETEFAPSTMTDNEKEVAVTAELKRFLKNKQPVTTLEVERNELSEGMLDTPKPVKRGVSSRFPVIPSTGDLSSDPKSPSLSRPPPIPLKSHYRIASGQSVFQGGFLPRSGARPIAGVNERNRSNSEGIIQASLAARNKRMGVIRKNTDLGTLDETRPYRNSHLRGLSYGSILRTRPIAAVCNSNSSSPSSPRERRRLKDGFVNRMSSLPEHKGERETAEPIIECAKGILFALFQVQSNVSSLINVIKRDDARRNSLEIVFYNASTHVERLNEAIENAEHHSDDVDGVRSSNEAVKRECETCIIAYTHVGTQLRNSIDKIVANGDPRYLRSLMLMIFGSVVELRNACASLGIPLQTRKPPSVTKPSIPEIKESASSDRFLGPTVTPTRGRENSLSTRRLRSDTTIQHPQITTTGPFQAAQNYQSAVSSPGFAPTPFSYGARSRSSSRSNHINTSVPSSLATPRSGESFPPMPSAVVPRINPLTGLDEIEEERIFEKIFYQLTSAYTAALQALPLARRQLVRCHEVAEQEHESEGILMLWNNLIRRCRVCLEVSEALGLRLSNMKVKEPGGGMRNQREFWQLCKAFMQSFVDLVTDMREVRSMQLLPGDIIVILRPVQRASREAGRLIDASPWSYLADMAPANASATIYGPPLQSQHSQHQNTASNASSFHLNSGVSPQSVHLPATPLSAALGPAAQATVPSTPASAIFQSSVRR; encoded by the exons ATGGTCCGCCCGGAGGACGCCATCAGGATGCCGCGTTCATACCGAACCGacgtggatgaggaggatattAGCAGGCGAACTTCGGAACAGAATaccctctcttcttcgtcctcctcttctaaCAACGACGTGGCGGCAAAAATCGAGGACGAGGTTACACTGGTGAACGGGTCTGCTGGTGATGGTCGCAGCAGTAGCCTGGGGAAACATCAGACGGGCCCCCGTCTTCTGTCACCTGACGAAACTATTGAACTGGCGCGCCGAGCAGTGGAAAATGGTATTCAAGAGACTAAACGCTCCCTAGCAGGTAGTGAGGCAGTCAGCGATGTGGTGAAGCCAAAATTGACCATCGACTTGGGCCATTCCAACATTGTCCGTATACCCGAAGCGGTAGTGGACATCATCAAGGATGAAGTTGAACG CCTCTCGCTATCGAATAATCACCTTTTCCATATACCCTACCGATTCGCGGAATGTTCCCATCTCCGATATCTCAATATTCGCGCGAATAGTTTTCGAGAATTTCCCAAGGGG GTATACAAATTGCCGCTTCTTGAAATTTTAGACATCAGCCGCAATAAGATCGGCCACCTCCcggaggagatcaagaaatTGTCCTCGCTCCGGGTTCTATCGGTAATGCAGAACCGCCTTGACGATTTGCCTCTGGGAATCTCCGATATGAACAAACTTCAAATTCTTAAAGTAGCTGGGAACCCCTTGCGGGGCCCCCTGCGACGGCAACTCGAGACGTCTGAGACAGAGTTCGCCCCCTCGACAATGACGGATAATGAGAAGGAGGTCGCAGTTACTGCCGAGCTGAAGCGATTCTTGAAAAACAAGCAGCCTGTTACGACTCtggaagtggagaggaaCGAGCTTAG CGAGGGCATGTTGGACACCCCCAAACCCGTCAAGCGCGGAGTGAGCAGTCGGTTTCCAGTGATCCCCAGCACCGGTGATCTTTCTTCCGACCCAAAGTCACCGTCCTTGTCTCGACCTCCGCCCATACCTCTCAAATCACACTATCGCATTGCTTCGGGACAGTCAGTCTTCCAGGGCGGATTTCTCCCACGTTCCGGCGCAAGGCCTATCGCGGGAGTCAATGAACGAAACCGGAGCAACAGTGAAGGTATCATCCAGGCCTCTCTGGCCGCGCGTAACAAGCGGATGGGAGTCATTCGGAAGAATACCGACTTAGGGACGTTGGACGAGACCCGACCGTATCGGAATAGCCATTTACGGGGTTTGAGTTATGGCTCTATTCTTCGCACCCGGCCCATTGCAGCCGTGTGCAACAGTAACTCCTCAAGCCCCAGTAGCCCGAGGGAACGCAGGCGCTTAAAGGATGGTTTTGTCAACCGGATGTCGAGTCTGCCAGAACACAAGGGCGAAAGGGAAACCGCGGAACCTATCATCGAGTGTGCGAAGGGGATTCTTTTTGCACTCTTCCAAGTGCAGTCGAATGTTTCGTCTCTGATCAATGTGATCAAACGCGATGATGCTCGGCGCAACAGTCTTGAGATTGTGTTCTACAACGCTTCTACCCACGTTGAGCGGCTAAATGAAGCCATAGAGAACGCGGAGCACCATTCTGACGACGTGGATGGGGTGCGCTCGTCGAATGAGGCTGTCAAAAGGGAATGCGAAACATGCATAATTGCGTACACTCATGTCGGAACGCAACTGCGCAATAGCATCGACAAGATAGTCGCCAATGGTGACCCACGCTACTTGCGTTCCTTGATGCTCATGATCTTTGGCAGCGTGGTTGAACTGCGCAATGCCTGTGCGAGCCTGGGTATCCCACTTCAAACCCGCAAGCCGCCCTCTGTCACGAAGCCATCTATACCTGAAATCAAAGAGTCAGCTAGCTCGGACCGCTTCCTTGGACCGACAGTCACTCCAAccagagggagggagaattCTTTGTCGACGCGTCGGTTGCGAAGTGACACCACAATCCAGCACCCCCAGATCACTACGACCGGTCCTTTCCAGGCTGCTCAAAACTACCAGTCCGCTGTCAGTTCACCTGGGTTCGCTCCGACTCCGTTTAGCTATGGGGCACGAAGCCGGTCAAGTAGCAGATCTAATCATATCAACACGTCCGTACCGTCGTCACTCGCGACCCCTCGTTCAGGCGAGTCCTTCCCTCCAATGCCCAGTGCAGTTGTACCTCGAATCAATCCTTTGACAGGCTTAGATGAGATCGAGGAGGAACGAATTTTTGAAAAGATTTTCTACCAACTCACTTCTGCCTACACCGCTGCCCTACAAGCGTTGCCTTTGGCGCGCCGTCAGCTAGTGCGATGCCATGAGGTAGCGGAACAGGAACATGAATCGGAAGGCATATTAATGCTATGGAACAATTTGATTCGACGGTGCCGGGTATGCTTAGAAGTATCCGAGGCCCTGGGTCTTCGTCTCTCCAACATGAAGGTAAAAGAGCCCGGCGGCGGGATGCGGAACCAGCGCGAGTTCTGGCAACTCTGCAAGGCGTTCATGCAGTCCTTTGTCGATCTAGTTACCGACATGAGGGAGGTTCGAAGTATGCAGCTTCTTCCGGGTGATATCATTGTCATACTTCGTCCAGTCCAGAGAGCAAGCAGAGAAGCAGGTCGGTTGATCGATGCCTCCCCGTGGTCTTACCTTGCCGATATGGCCCCAGCCAACGCGTCAGCAACCATATACGGGCCTCCGCTACAATCCCAACATTCACAGCACCAAAATACCGCATCCAATGCAAGCAGCTTTCATCTGAACTCCGGCGTATCCCCGCAGTCCGTCCATCTCCCGGCGACTCCGCTAAGTGCTGCCCTTGGACCAGCAGCGCAGGCAACCGTGCCTTCTACCCCCGCAA GCGCCATTTTTCAGTCGTCGGTGAGACGTTAG
- a CDS encoding TCP11 family protein (COG:T;~EggNog:ENOG410PI2G;~InterPro:IPR008862;~PFAM:PF05794;~TransMembrane:1 (o375-391i)), translated as MEMDFQKTKEARRDTPSKKEENSECPLEAYGGSGHAKNSPKNDSLDHHRDAKSPPDSANMHQRRQPGKYTYRDGVAPTFPSPIQMATRVLAPSARAMHIPPALPLSLEQHQRLLAAKRYPPVTKSTLSELDLPCIMSNINLRMDANFDRDLHFKPDLQGEKGERKRKEAHDYWEAMADEIAIYAFGAAQETAGTNNVGISDNLSRTFEPRLPAMFETLQDVLKTLVPERDHPAVVQNLEVTLLMQQIQKGVLDMVGVASWLAALLKTHCAPMRDEWADKMVKQIRSGSESQNSHQIVEGLKTLFAILEAMKLDVANHQIRAFRVLLIEDTVPFLQEYFRGKIERDNFCVETSRQWYLDLRDRELCRMSKPTQMDGFWPISLLFGGITDFLLQYRRPDKFPETFVFDSDRLRQLRSCLQKLINLDICWFIFESYINAQKRYLSAPAQTYATFRTRIGSLMEENEDYPRGDPRWLKSVRSIALEIARFACAACFQDGSVSDDVIVQIEMALECHLSSPSNLFQYFQSSLREKLLAATFTTAKKYMSMSPLAICESQRNYPPSSLTQQHYDIERIAMRLAHMGVLHWNVWAPILYMRESVSPIDVANNTRTVTDVARSSTL; from the exons atggagatggactTCCAAAAAACGAAGGAGGCCCGGCGAGATACGCCgagcaagaaggaagaaaactCCGAATGCCCCTTGGAAGCATATGGGGGCAGTGGCCATGCGAAGAACTCGCCCAAGAATGACTCTCTGGACCACCATCGCGATGCGAAGAGCCCCCCAGACTCCGCGAATATGCACCAGCGACGCCAGCCGGGTAAATATACCTACCGTGATGGTGTAGCCCCAACATTTCCGTCGCCTATCCAGATGGCAACACGGGTTCTGGCGCCGTCTGCACGAGCAATGCACATTCCCCCAGCCCTGCCACTCAGCTTGGAACAACATCAACGGCTACTAGCTGCTAAAAGGTATCCGCCAGTGACCAAGAGTACGCTTAGTGAACTGGACCTGCCCTGTATCATGAGCAACATTAACCTCCGAATGGACGCCAACTTTGACCGTGATCTTCACTTTAAACCTGACCTGCAGGGAGAAAAGGGCGAACGGAAACGAAAGGAGGCCCACGACTACTGGGAGGCTATGGCTGATGAGATCGCTATATATGCATTCGGTGCCGCACAAGAGACGGCCGGGACAAACAATGTTGGAATCTCAGATAATCTATCGCGGACCTTTGAACCGCGGCTACCCGCCATGTTCGAAACCTTGCAAGACGTCCTGAAAACGCTCGTCCCTGAGCGGGACCATCCGGCTGTGGTACAAAATCTCGAGGTAACACTCCTGATGCAACAAATCCAGAAGGGCGTACTTGATATGGTGGGTGTGGCAAGCTGGCTGGCGGCCTTGCTCAAGACACACTGCGCTCCAATGCGCGATGAATGGGCAGATAAGATGGTCAAGCAGATACGGTCAGGGTCAGAGTCGCAAAACTCGCACCAAATCGTCGAAGGGCTCAAAACACTGTTCGCAATCTTGGAAGCGATGAAACTG GATGTTGCCAATCACCAAATCCGTGCTTTCCGTGTACTGCTCATTGAAGACACCGTTCCGTTCCTACAGGAGTATTTCCGAGGCAAGATCGAGAGGGACAATTTCTGTGTGGAAACATCGCGACAGTGGTATCTGGACCTCCGCGATCGAGAGTTGTGCCGCATGTCGAAACCTACCCAGATGGACGGGTTCTGGCCCATTTCTCTGTTGTTTGGTGGCATCACCGACTTTCTTCTGCAGTACCGGCGACCAGACAAGTTCCCTGAAACGTTCGTTTTCGACTCGGACCGGCTGCGGCAGCTGCGATCTTGTCTCCAAAAGCTGATCAACCTTGATATCTGCTGGTTCATCTTCGAGTCGTACATCAACGCACAGAAACGGTATCTTTCGGCGCCCGCGCAAACATACGCTACTTTCCGCACCCGTATCGGATCGCtgatggaagagaacgaaGACTACCCTCGAGGGGATCCTCGGTGGCTGAAAAGTGTACGGAGCATCGCGCTGGAGATTGCACGATTTGCATGCGCCGCGTGCTTCCAAGACGGGTCGGTCTCGGACGATGTCATTGTGCAAATAGAAATGGCACTGGAATGCCACCTCTCGAGCCCATCCAACTTGTTCCAGTATTTCCAGAGCTCTCTTCGCGAGAAGCTACTAGCAGCGACGTTCacgacggcgaagaagtACATGAGCATGTCACCCCTGGCGATCTGCGAATCGCAGCGCAACTATCCGCCCTCGTCACTAACACAGCAGCACTATGACATCGAGCGAATCGCCATGCGCCTTGCACACATGGGCGTGCTACACTGGAACGTCTGGGCGCCGATTCTATACATGCGCGAGAGTGTGTCACCGATTGACGTGGCGAACAACACGAGAACGGTCACTGACGTGGCGCGCTCGTCCACCCTGTAA